A DNA window from Plasmodium brasilianum strain Bolivian I chromosome 12, whole genome shotgun sequence contains the following coding sequences:
- a CDS encoding mediator of RNA polymerase II transcription subunit 20 — MEKVISMREIITNTRKIKLHENFLEDCNLKDIFYNGLETVNCGYNDYVNIKTWLFVISEKLFSDDYEELAYVACDALKVLLCNNRFLNVIIFKLLKKNLEKYILKIMGICCLTVASRMQQINETTCFKEILEMADLKDKINEFNIRQIEIDVFVSLAHSGFCFEKIVTPVNELYHIMSFLESYQNLFEEDDFLIFKSSSNLMLRIIYCMVPVFNMNIYNYSIVNYVLRLFIKDNEKYKYIFQKLKQNYIDKEIIDICNFQNHMLNIINAFKNTSIFSAKDSILNKQNDIDLFDYINKKIEKQWTIYRDKEITV, encoded by the coding sequence atggaaaaggtAATTAGTATGAGAGAGATTATTACAAATACTAGAAAGATAAAATTgcatgaaaattttttagaagattgtaatttaaaagatatattttacaacGGGTTGGAAACCGTCAACTGTGGGTATAATGATTATGTAAATATCAAGACTTGGCTTTTTGTTATATCGGAAAAATTGTTTTCAGATGATTATGAAGAATTAGCGTATGTTGCTTGTGACGCATTAAAAGTTTTGCTGTGTAATAACAGATTTCtaaatgtaattatttttaaattgttaaagaaaaatttggaaaaatatatattaaaaataatgggTATATGCTGTTTAACAGTTGCTTCAAGAATGCAGCAGATAAATGAAACAACTtgttttaaagaaatattggAAATGGCAGATCtgaaagataaaattaatgaatttaaTATAAGACAGATAGAAATAGATGTTTTCGTTTCATTAGCCCATTCAGGTTTttgttttgaaaaaatagttACACCTGTTAATGaattatatcatattatgAGTTTTCTGGAAAGTTACCAAAATTTATTTGAAGAGGAtgattttcttatatttaaatcATCTAGTAATTTGATGTTAcgaattatttattgtatgGTTCCAGTATttaatatgaacatatataattattcaattgtcaattatgttttaagattatttattaaagataatgaaaaatataaatatatttttcaaaaactaaaacaaaattatattgaCAAAGAAATTATTGACATATGTAATTTTCAGAACCATATGCTTAACATTATTAAcgcatttaaaaatacatccATTTTCTCAGCTAAAGATTCTATATTGAACAAGCAAAATGATATTGATTTAtttgattatataaataaaaaaatagaaaagcaGTGGACCATTTATAGAGACAAAGAAATAACAGTATAg
- a CDS encoding AAA ATPase encodes MGRDSKKNSNTTNTIKLIELLKNEKNIFACVQCCEKSSYEIYNNLVQFIKKTLDIPICIIDIITIYNCKNIAKFLKDIFLDFINFVKRKKIYKFIFFLPYFDDWILPLQQERSLTFSDEKYGKYGQLSLDRVYNIISNKTDFINTNDEYNINLFKSFFKYYIKFQNSNSGFTITGKRRDTKEVEVLNITCKKAVQNFIFQNKNYKLLNLLTNLENFKYLRTYNYFLSNKKKRKIHIFLFTGNDKNVLKYMCNYFYSSFFIKEYINTLLKKHTKHTIKRNTYQNSNSKNNTTNKVIIKGDITPSNCIFLNSSENCTFYYGNHGSMEYNNICNKRDATKCMMHDNNLKFGNYEITQKCLKLEDLAYIRKHFILKNRYQHDYYNIIHSEKKIFIKFYFSKINIPNTLLIYGNHGVGKTTLMKFIVHIISSNYKDMFIHRGAMHNTHNSITGDNTNSNTGNGSTTENKIYANNTRNNIHCGYSNIKYCDIMKKMYHKEKKFFFCKFRNVCIIPFENHLLINKTMGKNSIYIKKVFSMALKNQPAVIIFDNIDLFLEKNKNYNYPEYDQNEDVYKNIYILLIHYLNFYVNGSNKIKFIATCTTHPHFYKFSFLNVMEKILFLS; translated from the exons ATGGGAAGAGATAGTaagaaaaatagtaatacaaCCAATACAATTAAATTGATAGAACTgcttaaaaatgaaaagaatatttttgcCTGTGTACAGTGTTGCGAGAAAAGTTcctatgaaatatataacaacTTAGTAcagtttataaaaaagactTTGGATATTCCCATATGTATCATTGAtattataactatatataactgcaaaaatatagcaaaatttCTTAAAGACATATTTTTggattttataaattttgttaaaaggaagaaaatttataaattcattttttttttgccataTTTTGATGATTGGATTTTACCTTTACAACAAGAGAGAAGTTTAACCTTTTCAGATGAAAAATACGGTAAATACG gacaGTTATCTTTAGATCGagtatataatatcatttcGAACAAAACAGATTTCATAAATACCAATGATGAGTATAATATAAACTTGTTCaaaagtttttttaaatactacATCAAGTTCCAAAATTCTAACTCTGGTTTTACAATAACCGGAAAAAGAAGAGACACAAAAGAAGTGGAAGTTCTAAATATTACGTGCAAAAAGGCTGTTcagaattttatatttcaaaataaaaattataaattgttAAACTTATTAACTAATTTAGAGAATTTTAAGTATCTCAGGACatataactattttttaagtaataaaaaaaaaagaaaaatccatatttttctttttacaggtaatgataaaaatgttttaaaatatatgtgcaaCTATTTTTACtcctccttttttataaaagaatatattaacacTCTTCTGAAAAAACATACCAAGCACACTATAAAGAGGAATACTTATCaaaatagtaatagcaaAAATAATACCACAAATAAGGTCATTATTAAGGGAGATATCACTCCTAGTAACTGCatctttttaaatagttCTGAAAATTGTACATTCTATTATGGCAATCATGGTAGTATggaatataataacatatgtAATAAGAGAGACGCAACTAAATGTATGATGCACGATAATAATCTGAAATTTGGGAATTATGAAATCACTCAGAAATGTTTAAAACTGGAAGATCTAGCATATATTAGAAAGCATTTTATACTAAAGAATAGGTACCAACATGATTATTACAATATCATTCATTctgagaaaaaaatttttattaaattttactttaGCAAAATTAATATTCCAAATACccttttaatatatggaaaTCATGGTGTAGGAAAAACTAcattaatgaaatttattgTTCACATTATTTCTTCAAACTATAAAGATATGTTTATTCATAGGGGGGCAATGCATAATACGCACAACTCTATAACAGGAGATAATACAAACAGTAATACGGGGAATGGAAGTACGACTGAGAATAAGATATATGCCAATAATACACGTAACAATATACATTGCGGATATAGCAATATCAAGTACTGTGacattatgaaaaaaatgtatcataaggaaaaaaaattttttttttgtaaattccGAAATGTGTGCATAATTCCATTTGAAAATCATcttttaataaacaaaacaatgggcaaaaatagtatatacataaaaaaggtTTTCTCAATGGCCTTAAAAAATCAGCCGGcagtaataatttttgataACATAGATCTAtttcttgaaaaaaataagaattacAATTATCCAGAATATGATCAAAATGAAgatgtttataaaaatatttatattctgtTAATACATTATTTGAATTTCTACGTGAATGGAtcgaataaaataaaatttattgcaACATGTACAACACACCcacatttttacaaattttccTTCTTGAATGTGATGGAGAAGATACTGTTTCTTTCGTAA